The following DNA comes from Lentibacillus sp. Marseille-P4043.
AAATACCTTGAGCCGTTAACTATTGTAGCTATTCTTTTCTTACTATTAAGCTACCCATCAGCTATTCTTATTAATAAACTGGAGAGAAAAATGAACCGACGCTTTGATAAGAAAGCAACTACTGGAAGTAAGCCAATTCAGGAAAACGAAGGAGCTGTATAATAAATGACAGAACCGATAGTAATGTATAACGATGTTCATAAATCTTTTGGTGATGTAAAAGTACTAAAAGGAATAGATTTAGACATTAAACCAGCAGAAAAAGTTGCCTTAATTGGACCAAGTGGATCTGGTAAAACAACAATTATCCGTATGTTAATGACGCTTGAGCAACCGACATCTGGAAGTATTATTGTTGATGGTAAGAACCTATGGCACATGGAGAAAGCAGGAAAGCTCGTTCCCGCAAATGAAAAACATTTACGGGAAGTACGTGGCGATATTGGCATGGTGTTTCAACACTTTAACCTTTTTCCACATATGACAATTTTGGAAAACTGTATGACAGCACCAATCCATGTCCAACGAGAAGCTAAGGCCACTGCCAAAAAACGTTCCATTGAAATGTTGGAGAAAGTCGGATTAGGTGATAAGCTTGATAGTTATCCAAGTCAGCTCTCTGGTGGACAAAAACAGCGCGTCGCAATGGCCCGTGCCTTAGTAATGCGTCCAAAAATCATGCTGTTCGACGAAGTAACATCCGCACTCGATCCAGAGCTTGTTGGTGAGGTCCTTGAGGTAATCCGTGATATTGCGAAAGAGGGCGAAATGGCAATGGTGCTCGTTACCCACGAAATGGAGTTTGCTCGCGATATCGCTGATCGTATTATATTTTTAGACGATGGTGTAATAGCGGAACAGGGCCCTCCAATGGATGTTCTTGAGAATTCAACAAACGAACGTCTGCAAAGCTTTTTGCATCGATTTAGACACTAATTAAGATCTAATAAAAGCTGTGAACAACAATATCTTGTTCACAGCTTTTATTATTCTCCCATATCCTCACCAATGATTTTAACTTCTCTTTCCAAGCTGACACCGAATTTTTCTTTGACCGTCTTCTGTACAAAATGGATCAGATTAATATACTGTTCGGCAGATGCATGATCCTTATTAACGATAAAACCAGCATGTTTCAAAGACACTTGTGCCCCACCAATCTGTTTTCCCTGAAGGTCACTATCCTGAATAAGTTTACCGGCAAAATATCCAGGTGGTCGCTTAAATACACTACCACATGATGGATACTCCAAGGGCTGTTTGGATTCCCTTTTGAATGTTAAGTCATCCATGATAGCTTTTATATCATCGTATTCTCCATCTTTTAATGAAAAAGTTGCCTCAAGTACAATGTAACCATTTTCAGGAATATTGCTGGACCGATATTCCAAATCTAAGTCATTTGCTGAAAGAGTAAGAAGGTTCCCCTCCCTATCAACCACAATTGTACTTTCCAATACGTCCTTTATTTCTCCCCCATACGCACCGGCATTCATAAACAATGCGCCACCAACAGAACCAGGAATCCCACACGCAAATTCCAGTCCTGTCAGTTTTTTTGCTAGTGCGTCACGAGAAACATCAATAATTCGTGCACCACTTTGGGCAACGATTGTCGTTCCGTCAGAAGTAATAGCGGCTAACTGCTGTAAATTCAAGACAATACCTCGAATACCGCCGTCTTTCACAATTAAATTAGAACCGTTTCCCAACATTGTAAAGGGAAGATTATCCTCATTGGCAAGTTTAACGATTTCCTGCACCTGTTCATATGTTTCTGGTGTTACATAAAAATCAGCTTTCCCACCTAAGCGGGTATACGTATGATCTTTTAAGTGTTCATCAACCATCACATTTTTCGCTGATGTAATTGCTATTAATTTTTCGTACGTATGATGATCATTCACCACTTAAATCATTCCTTTTAAAGTAATCTAACTGTACACATTTTTA
Coding sequences within:
- the ehuA gene encoding ectoine/hydroxyectoine ABC transporter ATP-binding protein EhuA produces the protein MTEPIVMYNDVHKSFGDVKVLKGIDLDIKPAEKVALIGPSGSGKTTIIRMLMTLEQPTSGSIIVDGKNLWHMEKAGKLVPANEKHLREVRGDIGMVFQHFNLFPHMTILENCMTAPIHVQREAKATAKKRSIEMLEKVGLGDKLDSYPSQLSGGQKQRVAMARALVMRPKIMLFDEVTSALDPELVGEVLEVIRDIAKEGEMAMVLVTHEMEFARDIADRIIFLDDGVIAEQGPPMDVLENSTNERLQSFLHRFRH
- the murB gene encoding UDP-N-acetylmuramate dehydrogenase, translating into MVNDHHTYEKLIAITSAKNVMVDEHLKDHTYTRLGGKADFYVTPETYEQVQEIVKLANEDNLPFTMLGNGSNLIVKDGGIRGIVLNLQQLAAITSDGTTIVAQSGARIIDVSRDALAKKLTGLEFACGIPGSVGGALFMNAGAYGGEIKDVLESTIVVDREGNLLTLSANDLDLEYRSSNIPENGYIVLEATFSLKDGEYDDIKAIMDDLTFKRESKQPLEYPSCGSVFKRPPGYFAGKLIQDSDLQGKQIGGAQVSLKHAGFIVNKDHASAEQYINLIHFVQKTVKEKFGVSLEREVKIIGEDMGE